From a single Brassica rapa cultivar Chiifu-401-42 chromosome A01, CAAS_Brap_v3.01, whole genome shotgun sequence genomic region:
- the LOC103849787 gene encoding uncharacterized protein At2g29880: METGEPSLPKKARAGYLQWTSQESQLLMRLLVDGIRRGWRDSNGSMTKTTVEAKILPVLNKQLRCNKSYKHYTNRMKSLRKEYNGYAELLRCSSGFGWDPITKRFTAPDEVWKEYFKGHPNSENMRDNTFEDFEDLQIIFESATARGNNSFGLGDDANAEAFEVENDFQEKEDEIHTENVIETNETTRRASKEKLPSRKRAKPNGDGDASGSINPGDRSEKVLTEMIGVSTNIMNLMQQREERHQKEPEEKEAEKRKNNVWDAIKEIPDLEQDICYDAVTKIHTLNMKDVFLRMKVEERLGWIRRNV, encoded by the exons ATGGAAACTGGAGAACCGTCACTACCAAAAAAAGCTAGAGCTGGATATCTGCAATGGACATCTCAAGAGAGTCAATTGTTGATGCGCCTTCTAGTTGATGGTATCAGGCGGGGATGGCGTGATTCAAATGGCTCCATGACCAAAACAACAGTCGAGGCGAAGATATTACCGGTTCTAAACAAACAGCTTCGATGCAATAAGAGTTACAAGCATTACACAAATCGAATGAAATCTTTGAGAAAAGAATATAATGGTTATGCTGAGCTTTTGCGATGTAGCTCTGGTTTTGGCTGGGACCCTATCACAAAACGATTCACAGCTCCAGATGAAGTATGGAAAGAATATTTTAAG GGACATCCAAACTCTGAAAATATGCGGGACAACACTTTTGAAGATTTTGAAGACTTACAAATCATTTTTGAAAGTGCTACAGCAAGGGGAAACAACTCATTTGGACTCGGTGATGATGCAAATGCTGAAGCTTTTGAAGTTGAGAATGATtttcaagaaaaagaagatgaGATTCATACAGAGAATGTCATTGAAACCAATGAAACCACACGTAGAGCTTCTAAAGAAAAGTTGCCTTCTAGGAAGAGAGCGAAACCCAATGGTGATGGAGATGCATCAGGGTCAATTAATCCTGGTGATCGTTCTGAAAAGGTGCTAACTGAAATGATTGGAGTGAGCACTAATATCATGAACCTTATGCAACAAAGAGAAGAAAGACATCAAAAAGAACCTGAAGAAAAAGAAGCTGAAAAGAGAAAGAATAATGTATGGGATGCAATCAAAGAGATTCCTGACTTGGAACAGGATATATGCTATGATGCAGTAACTAAAATTCATACGTTGAATATGAAAGACGTATTTCTTAGGATGAAGGTTGAAGAACGCTTGGGTTGGATCCGACGTAATGTTTAG